Proteins encoded within one genomic window of Thunnus maccoyii chromosome 22, fThuMac1.1, whole genome shotgun sequence:
- the LOC121889042 gene encoding LOW QUALITY PROTEIN: ribonuclease P protein subunit p20-like (The sequence of the model RefSeq protein was modified relative to this genomic sequence to represent the inferred CDS: substituted 1 base at 1 genomic stop codon) produces MTEPRNPGMSSIPQTAPVHTDSTSPAVEMDPVEYTLRKRLPRKLPKRQNDVYVNMKTDXRAQLARCQKLLEGGGHREICVHGLGLAINRAINIALQLQASSQGALQLAANTSTVELVDDLEPEDPDEAGEPMTRTHNNSAIHIEVFYPDPQ; encoded by the coding sequence ATGACAGAGCCGCGCAACCCAGGGATGTCCTCCATCCCTCAGACAGCCCCTGTACACACTGACTCCACCTCCCCGGCTGTAGAGATGGATCCAGTAGAGTACACCCTTCGGAAACGGCTCCCCCGGAAACTCCCCAAGAGACAGAACGATGTCTACGTCAACATGAAGACTGATTAACGGGCCCAGCTGGCACGTTGTCAGAAGCTGCTGGAAGGTGGGGGTCACAGGGAGATCTGTGTCCATGGCCTGGGCCTGGCCATCAACAGAGCTATCAACATTGCCCTTCAGCTGCAGGCCAGCAGCCAGGGGGCGCTACAGCTGGCAGCCAACACCTCCACAGTAGAGCTTGTGGATGACCTGGAACCTGAAGATCCTGATGAGGCTGGGGAGCCCATGACACGTACACACAACAACTCGGCCATTCATATTGAGGTTTTCTACCCTGACCCACAGTGA